The region TTCCAGCTCATGCCTCCATAGCTTCTATAATGAGGAATCCAGGGGAGATGTGCCAGCAGCCCTCAAGAAGAGGAGAGGCTGCCTTGGGAGGAAGGGAGGTCACTGCTCTCCTCAAGCTGGATGAGATGCCGTGGGAGTCTACAGCCAGGGAGATGTGAATTAGTCACTGCGAAGAGGGTTTCGGACAACACTGGTGATGAAGCACTGGGCCTTCATTGATCCAAAACCCAGGTCTTTCGGGACCTAGGATTGCCTATTGCCTCTATGGGTGGAAGCAAgaaagctttttcctcttcctaaCACTAAGTTTACACATCTGTCTGCACCACTATATCCTTGTCCTTAAAATCTGGCTTCCAGATGGGTCTTAGAGAATCTTCAAACCAGTTCTCACTAGGGTTCCCAGCAAGTGAGACCTCGTGTTTGTATCATATTCATGACATCCAAACTCAGGATGAAACACTCGTCAGCTCAAGGTCTCAACCCTCACATGCATGATCAGCAAGATCGGTTGATAACGTTGGCAAAACTTAAGAAACTCATCACCTCTGAGCCAAACCGTAACTGGAGCTGCTGTCCTGGCATtcccttcatcttcctctttcaGGTCCCCCACGTCCAGATGGATGCCATCctgtctctgcctctgctggAACTCACTCAGAGATTGCAGGAGGGGTCTTTGTCCCCCAAGACTGTCCTCTACACCTACTTAGAGAAGGTAAGTGCCTGTCTGCAGTGCAATAAGCAAATCACCTATGGTCTCCATGCCATTGTATGTGGGCTCGTGGCTGAGAAGACTTGCTGGAGCTGATGATAATGGCAAATCTTTAATATAAAGCAGATATCAAGAGAAAGACATGAAAAGGCAGGAGTCTCTCTGTCTCCTGTGTCAGACCCATCACTGAACAGTCCTTAGAGATGGCTTGATTTGTCAGGCTCTGGCAAGAGGATTACCTTCATGCCAAGCCACTAGCCTTTGTTTTGAAGACCCAgtgttctggttttggcttgggatagtttcattttcttcctagtgGCTGGTATAGTGCTATGTTTGGGATTAAGagtgagaataatgttgatacactgatggttttatttgttgctAAGTAGTGTTTCTACTAAGTTAaggatttttcagtttcctatGTTCTGCCAACGGggaggtgcacaagaagttgggagggaACATAGCCAGTACAGCTGATCCAAGCTGGCCAGAGAGATATTCTATACCGTATAAAATCATGCTCAGTATATGAACTGAGAAGTTGGCCAGAGAGGGGGGATCACTGTTCGGGGATGGGATGAGCATCCACCACCAAGCGGTGAGTAATTACATCGTGAATCACTTGGTTTGTATATTGTTATAGTAGTAGCAGTAGTAGTATATTCTCTTCCATTGCTgtcttatctcaacccacaagttttaccttttttcccaATTCTGCCCCCATCCCACAGGGGGAGGACTGATCAAGCATCTCCATGGCACTTAGTTGCCAgatggggttaaaccacaaccTTCCCCTGGGCAGAgcatgggaaggaagaaaaagtaactatcccagctgaaaccaggcCATCCAGGTAGCTACGGACTGCAGCTGTGTAACAACGCTCTTCTTAACTAACACCTATTCCTCCACATGTCTGGCAAAGGCCCTGGAAGTGACCCAGCAGACAAACTGCTTGCGACATTTTATCCCagagtgtgaggagcagctccaggaaaTACAACGGCAGAGTGAGAAAGGGCTGCTCTATGGCATCCCAGTCAGCATCAAGGACCACATCGGCCTCAAGGTGCTTCCCTTTGTGCCCATGAAGCGTCACATTGTGAACCGGGCTGGGTGGTGAGGTGGTGGGACACAGAGAATGGAGAAGGGGCCTGATCCCTCCCTGCTTACACCACAGGAAGGTTGACTGGCTGTGGCCCCACATCTTATCGCAGCTGCAACCCTGGCAGTTAGAAGCTTCCATCAGCAAAAGACAAGGGGTGAATAGTTATACACCCAAACTATTTCTTCTCTGATACATAAGACAGCACTGGCTGGCCTACTTGCTTGTTTAGGCCATTACTCGGACTTCTACTCAGAGGTTTGCGGTATCATGGATAAGAACAAGGCAAAGCTTCTAGAAAGTCATCAGTAGCAGGAACTGTTAACCTTACACCCCTGTTGTGCTGTAGCCTGGTCACTGAGCCCCTCAGGGAAGAGCCTGTGCATGAGACGCACCAGGGACCCCCTCACAGACCAGCCCTGATGAGGACTGACCACACAGTCCTGAGCTGCATTTGTTAGGCAGTCTTCTCCATGTTGACTTACCAACACAGATAAAAAGGTTCTAAGCCCAAAACAAGCCCCAAACACCAAGGCTAACTGAAAAAAGATGACACTGGTTTTGCCTGGGATGCGTATTCCCTCCCTGAACATCCACTGATGGCTTCAGATGGACGGCAGGACAGGTTTGATCCTGAGGTGGTGCACCTATGAAGCTGTATCTGGATCAGGGATGAGAAATAGCATGGAAAAGAGCAAGAACAGCTTCAGGAAAATCCTTAGTTCTGTAAGTGCTTAGCAGTCCTTTGCCAAGGATGGAAAGAGAGGGAGTCATTGGCCCTTCATGCAAGGCCTTGAAATGGAGTGGGTTAGTAACCATCACCCCCCTCCAGGGACACTGGATCATTCTTCCAAAACTGCAAGGGAACTGCACTGACTGTCTCTGTTGTCACTTCTCTCTGCAGGGGCATCTCTCGACCTGTGGCCTTGTGCAATGCCTGGACACTCCAGTGCAGGAGGACAGCGTCCTAGTCAAGGTTTTGAAGATGCAGGGAGCCATCCCATTTGCAATGACCAACGTGCCGCAATCACTCTTCAAGTAACATACATAATCAGAAATCTTTCCTCTGGTTGTGCTCCTGAAGCTAAAACCCAGCCTGTAGGTCCTGAGACAGGCTCCTTCCCGTCTCCTGAGATGTTGCCTGTACAAGTCCCCCTTCCGTCAGTTGCCAATGATCTCAATTCAACTAAAAATAGTCTTCAGATAagataaagaggaaaagaaaacataccaTAAGGGAAACCAAATGCACTTGTGCACGGGAGTGAAAACAGAGGTTCGTGGGAATGAGCCATGTCCCAAGGGATTTACAGGATAGAAGGATGGGGTTGGCTATGCAACGTAAGCTCACTTCAAGGGAAAGCCAACAAACTCAAGGTATTAGGCAGTTCCTGACAGGctgcttgctgtttttcttctccccagctATGACTGCAGCAATCCAATCTTTGGCCCAACCTTAAACCCCTTCAACCACCAGAAGAGCCCTGGGGGCTCCtcaggaggagagggagctCTGATCGCTGGGGGAGGCTCCATCCTGGGCATCGGCTCGGACATCGGTGGCAGCATCCGCCTGCCGTCCAGCTTCTGCGGGCTGTGTGGGCTCAAACCCACAGCTGAAAGGCTCAGGTaggtgctgggctctgccctTCCCACCTTCAAGGAGCCTGCTAATTGTCAAAGTCAGCAAAAGGGGAAAGGTACGCAGTGAGTTCTtggcagggaaagagaaggcagtTTCTTAAAGGCTGGCTTGCTTTGCTCAAAACCTCTCCCAAGAGGCAGTGTTGTTGGATTTTGTGGGGGAATGACCACggtttcattttaaatctggCCTGGAATTAAATGGGagctaaaacatttaaattattccaaatttgatatttttttcttaaaccaaaatgaagttttattagTGTTTGAagttgggtggggttttttttggttttttttgttttcattttgaccAAAATCTTCCATTTCACATGACTCAAatcaaatgcttttaataatttctctctGGTTTGGGTCCTGAACTGAATACCCCACTATGCGATTCAAATGTATTGGGACTATCTCACCTTTACTGAAATGACAATatgcctctttttctcttcccacagcCTGTCCGGAGTGAGTGGCCCACTCAGTGGCATCCTGGCAGGTACATGAACTTTTAGTTGCTTTTCTCTATATGCTGTGAAGAGTCCTATGTCTTCCTCTAGGcctgaggaaaggctgagacaaTGGAGGTCTGTCTGGAGACCATCTGAAACATCTCATCTCACTGCCTGACCATCCCTTGCACCCAAAGCAGCCATGTAGAGGGGTGGACCAGGGTCTGGTGCACCCATTTGCTTAACGAGGATGTTTGCTCTTGTCCCACTCCAGTTCCTTGTGCGCTGGGGCCTATGGCGAGGGATGTGGACAGCCTCGCCCTCTGCATGAAGGCACTGCTCTGCAAGGAGATGTTCCGTCTGGACCCCAccgtgccccccatcccctttgATGAGGAGGTGAGGCCTTAAGTCAGCAAGTCCTGGTTCTTTTGAGGGGGCTGCACGCTCAATGTATGCATTCTTTAAGAGGACAGTTATCTTTACAGTACTGGATTCCAGTAACTTATTAAGTCTCTTTGAGGGCACAGTTCATAATGATTAGCAAAATATAGGCTAAAAAGTAGTTACCCTTTAGGGTTTCACAGGTGACAAGTGGTTTATCAGATTGAGACATCCCAGAAAAGCGTGGGAAGGAAGGCAACAACAGGAACAAAAAGCTAGATTTTTAGGGGAAGATAAGACAGGATCAGAAACTCCTCCAGCACATCTCTTGACTGAGGAcacttcctttccctctgcagcagatgatgaacttcagattttttccaCCTCCATCTTTTGTAGCTGCTGTTGAATCTATTAGTCTTGAGTGGCTGTTCTCTATCTGAAGGGAGGGATGAAGgggaagctggagaaaaaggTGAGGGTGGACATTTGGAAAGGGTAACGTCTGGAAACAATAAGCAGCAAACCAGAAAGTTAGTTACTCCCTAACATCTTCAACTTTTATTCCCTTCTGCCGTGGGCTTCACCATGGGGGCTGTCCTACCCCCAGCAGGGTTGGAAATGTTCAGCTGGTGGCTCTTTGCTCCAGGTGTACTCCAGCTTTGCTCCTCTGCGGGTCGGGTACTATGACACAGACGGCTACTTCCCACTGCCCCCTTGCATGCGGCGGGCTGTCCAGGAAACCAAGAGGGCTCTGGAGGCAGCGGGACACCAGGTGAGCACAACCACCCAACCTTCTTCTCCCTAAGGTGTCCCCATCTTTGCTCCTGGCTGCTGAGATCACCCTTCAGAAACCAGATGCGGTGCCCAAGCCCACTTGTGGGATAACCAACCTACAAGAGATACAGGGTTAGTTTACTACAGCCACATATGTAACACAAATACACACTTTCTCTGGGTAGCAGAGCATCTCATGGGGAAACAGCATTAGCAGTTAGCAAACTCATACCTTCAGGGGCCCAGGTATGTAAAAAATCTGTCTCTGCTGTCCTGGTGGCAGTGGTCCACACCAGACAGCAGCATCCATCAAGTGCTGCATTTGAACCTAGAAGGTTACTCCAACATTTTTAGGTCTGTCTTTCTCCAGCAAGGCTctgaaaggtgtttttttctttccccccacaATGTCCACGGACAGCTCTGTCCTTCCTGGATTGTTAAGGGAAAAGGACTGTGGGATGTGGGAGAGGAAACATGCTAGTGGCGCTCTTCACAGCAAAGTGAGTCCACGTCTGAGCAGGTCTTGACTTTGCTGGGACAGGAGGGAAACTGGTGCAGTTCCTGGTTCAATGACTGCCCGGAGCAgaatggagaaggaaagagctCTGGAGAGATCTCAGAGCTGAGACAAATTGTAATCAGGGAGGAATAATCCAACAGGGAGATGCCTGGGCTGGTAAAGGGCTGGAACGGGGACTCCATTGGCATATGAAGCCCAgtgagctgcagctctgcctttgaaGTTTAACCATGGTCAGACCTTGGAAATTATTCACATCCCCAGGCTGCCACTTAATCTTGTGTTTTGGTGCAGCTGGTGCCCTTTTCTCCACCTCGGATTAACTATGTCATGACTGAACTGtttttgaagactttttttgctGATGGAGGCCGTGCTTGGTTGGATGTGTTGTAAGTAGGAGCTCTCTGGCAGCAGTGCTGTCAAACACCTCTATCCCCCAGCCCATGAGCACAATGTGTGGGTAAAATGAGCCCATGTCTCCCTCTTCCAAATGGAAGATACTCAGATTTCTGAGAAAGGGCAGACAGCTTCATGGCATGATCCTCCTCTTGTCATCTCTCAGCACAGAAGATATTGTAGATCCAACCTTGAAACCACAGGTGAATTGCTGCAAAATCCCAAGGCTGGGGAAGAAACTGCTGGCTCTGATTCTTAAACCTCTGGTGAGTTCTTTGCCTCAGGCTCGGAGTGGTGACAGCAAGACCTTGTGATGGCTGAAAGCATGATATTTCTGGGAAGCACTTTTAACTAGAAACACTGGGATTTCTTTAGAAGGTCTTTTCTAGACCACTGTTGGGATTTATCCAGTCTGAAAGGAAGTAAGAGGACCAGCTAAGAGCTGCAAAAGATTAATGTGGAACCCACAGCAAGTGGTTCTTCAAATGCCATACTTAGCAGTGCCCAGTTTCCTACAGATTTGTGCATTAGGATTACTGCAGGAGGGGAACTTGAATTTGAAGCTCTGTTCCTCTGTTGGAGGCCTCCAAAAGACCACACTTTCACAGGGACTCCTGGTGAAAGACTGGTCTTCACTGTAGCCCCTCCACCGGGTGAGCATCCATTTGCAGGACTTCTCCCCTCCaccctcctttttctctgcctttctgtgcAGTTGGGTTGTTCTCTGCTGATAGGATCAAAAAGGTAACAGTGAGTGGGAGGCAACCAAAGTGCTTGCAGTGGACCTGTTTCCGTGAAACACCAAGCTAAGAAAtgtttgatttattaaaaataatgaaaggtGACTGGTTCAAGTCTGTGTACTCCTCTTCTGTGGCTGTAAGAAACAAGCTGGGAACCAACAACCAGAATTTGGAAGCAAAGTAAAACCAGAACCATGAGGAGCATTTTTAATCATCATCTTTCACCCTTAGTGCAGCATCCACAGGGACAGAACTGGTACAGGACTGGTGATTTCCTGCGCTCTTATGCCGTGTCTCTAACAAAACCCTTTTGCCGTTCCAGTTTCCCCGCCTGGCCGACTATCTGAGTGCCTTGAGTGGAATGAGGTAAGACACCACTTCCAGGGATGTCTGTGGAGATGAATGGTACTTTCTCGTCCATGGTGGTGTGAGGGAACAGGATTCATGATGGACTCTGATGCGCTCCTTGCAAGGCCTGTCCCTCCACCCTGGCCATGGCTTCAGCCCTTAGGAACACACCTACCCAGTGTTGCGCTGCCTCTGGTGTTATATTAAAAGGACTGAGGGACTTTGAGGGATAAGGTTGTAGAGGAAGCCTGTGTGGCAGAAATGAGTATTAAATCCAGGCTCACAAGAGAAACCTTCTCTCTACCACTTCCAGACATTTGTTGCTTAATTGCTTGGCCAAATGCCAAAGGAAACCTTAGAGAAATTGGGAAAGAtatattgttttaataattgCTATATCACCAGGGCTTATCAGCCTGGAGGATTAGTTAAGCAATCCCTCCTCCTCTTAAATATGTTGCTACAATTTCCATTTGCAGGTCAGTGAAGGAGATGTGGAATCATCACCATCAAATACAAGTATGTTTTGAGGACTttgaggctggagcaccttccatatgaggacaggctgagagagttgggcttgttcagcctggagaagagaaggcttcgaggagaccttatagcaactttccagaACAtgaaaagggctacaagaaagctggggagggactgttcacaaaggcttgtagtgataggacaaggggcaataggtataaattggagaggggcagatttaggcttgacataaggaagaatttcttcaccgtgagggcagtgaggcactggaacgttgcccaaggaagttgtggctgccccaaccctggaggtgttcaaggccaggttggatgggtcttgggcagcctgatccagtggaaggtgtccctgctgatggaagggggtggaactggatgatcttcaaggtctcttccaacccaaactattctatgattctatgacatttcTCTCTGGCATCATGATATGAGTCGCAGCTTTGTGGCAGGTGCCAAGCTGGAGGGTCATCAGTTAAGGAAGGACACgtgcagggggtgctggggaggcagagggaaaggCACAGAAGAGGGCTAAGAACGCGGTAGCCAGGCTTTTGGATCAACCCAGCCAGGACTTTATGGGTTGGCCACAGTGCTCATGGCCAAAGGCCCGCACTCAACACTCTCAGCACAATGAAAGCTGAGTGAGGAGTGGGGATTGCTAAAGAGAGACATTTCTAATTCCTGGCCCTGTGTTGTGGAGGCAGACATTTACACATTCCCCTGCCTCTTTCCTCAAGCACAGctgtctgctgctgcctccttggCCGtgccagagcctggagaagctgaagtACTCTGGGCGTGAACATAGCCTCCATGCCAtatcctctctcctccccaagGTTTACCGCACTGAGTTTATCACCCGGTGGAGGGAACTGCAGCTGGACGTGATGCTGTGCCCTGTCCTGGGGCCCGCCTTCACCACGGGATACCCTGGGAAACTCCTCAGTAAGTGAGTGTGGGACCTTCCTGGGAGGGCAGAAGGCTACAGTGGTTGAGGCTGGACAGACACATCTATTACCATGAAGCTTCACCACTCACCTAAGTATTTTATGGgtgttaggaagaaaaaataactacCATAAACCTATCTGAGCAGACGAAAACGGACACAAGCACAAAGTGATCTGGTCACAGTTGTTTCTTGTAGTAGAACTTGGACCTGCAGATGACCAGCCCTGTGCAATCTCTTCTCCCAGAAGCAGCAGGTTCTCAGAGGCATCAAGGAACTCGTAAAGTGTAAGTTTGAAGGGAGATAGGAGGCTGTAGCTACCTGTAttgtctcttctgcttctctcagcTGCCATCTCCTCCACAATGCTGTATAACGTCTTGAACTTCCCTGCTGGGGTTGTACCCGTCAGCAGGGTGACAGAAGCTGATGAGGAAGAGCTGAAGCTTTACCGAGGATGCTGTGATGACCCCTGGGACCGGACACTGAAACAGGTATGCAAAACAGAAAGTGGTGGAGCAGAGACTGCTGATAATAGCGCCACTTCAAGTGATAGCGTCACTGAAATCAGGGGCTCCAAAACATCTCCATCAATGTGGGACGGTGCCATCAAGGTATCTTACTCACAGGGCAAAAAAGATTTACTTCATCATTACATACCCCTAGCAAATCTCTTTTCTCCCAAGCCCCATAGAACACTTCACTAAGCTGTGGGGGGACTAGGGGAGCACCCCCAGGCTGGATGATAGGCTGGAACCAGAAAGAAGCCACACAGCAGGCCTTCTTTGAGTGGGTCCTTGTGATAGCCATTGCACTACACTTTCCTCCTGCTCCATGACATTTTCACCAGTCCCCGGCTCCCACTGGAGCACAGATCAGGAATGAGGATGCTGAAGAAAAAGGGATCCAGCTGCATTACAGCTCAAAGCAGAACTGGCTGGGGGTGGGGGCAAAGTCGCCCAAGATCTGGCAACTATTTCCATCATGAGAACAGCAAGAGCCATCCCCTTTGCTCCAGTGCACAAATGCTGCTTGAACAGCAGGGCTCAGCCTCCAACCACCCCGTCTCCATGATGAGACACATGCCCGAATCAAGTTTCCACAAGCTACTGGAGGTTTGAATCCCCCAGGTGACTCCTCACTGCTTGTGTCCCCCCTGCAGGCTGTGGCAGGAGCGGTGGGGCTGCCCGTGGCCGTGCAGTGCGTGGCCTTGCCATGGCAAGAAGAGCTGTGCCTCCGCTTCATGAAGGAGGTGGAGACcctcagccaggagaagagagtGGCATAGCCTCCATGGGGTCACGCCTGCAGGGCCAGCAGTGAAGCAACAGCGACAGCACTACGTGACTTCTCTTTCGCAACAGGCAGTGCAGAGTTGACAGCAAGAAGGGAAGTaggaaggaaaagctgcttcCTGACCCCCTTCCTTGCCAATACACAGATCCTGTAAGGTACAAAAACATGATGCAGAGGGCAGGACTGGCTTAAGTAGAGCTCAAATGATGATAAACCTATGAGCTGCACCTTCCTGGAAGGATGGACGCGGATGGGGGATCCCCCTCATTTTCACCCACACTGCCTCTTGCAGAAGTGTTGCAATGCTAAGAGAAACGGATTACAGAAGCTCAATAGTATTTTCTTGCTGTCACTGGAGTAACTTCACATGGACGTACCTGCGGGCTACCCTGTAAGGAGTACAGCCACCTCTACCCTCCCCATCACGGTATCTTactcacaaaaataaaaatgtagctATTAAGGCAACTTTTACCATAAACTCCGGTAATCCTTCACTGCTGGCTATGATATCAATGCACAGTTATTACTCAAAATCATACAAACACCTTCCCCTGGACATTAAATGGCATCTAAACATGCCTGAGAGCGTACATATCTTCCCTCTCAATCACAGCTTTCCTATCCACGAGGGATGGCAACAGTCACTGGGTTTCCACAGCACCAAACTCTTTCCACCACCACACCTCAAGCATCCCAAGCACATTTCCAAGTTCACAGCAGGAATGTTCTTAGGAACCTCTTATTCCAGGACCTCAGGCGGCTCTTTCTGAAGGCAGGAGATACACAGAGACAGATGCAATTCATTTCTGCAGACAGAAAGGCTGAGATTCCCAGATGGTGTTTATTAACCCAAACCTGCTTCATGTAGGATCAAAGAAGATAGGAGGGAGAGAGCAATATCTGTATAGGGTGATTTACCCCATCCCGAGGTAGACAAATGAATCACTCTTTCTGATAGaactcctctctctttcctacATTAACACCCCAAACTCAAACAGATAAATATGCAGGAGACTCCACAGCAGGTCTTTCTCATTTATTCTCTTTACCTGCAGTAGAAGCAGACTTCCtttgagacattttaaaaagaaaaataaatataaagcagtttttctttccctggagATGTGGAGTATTTCCTGCCAGATCCAAATACCTGGCTGCCCAGGAAATCAATGGTAACAAGCTTGCCGAGCTAATCGCCTGTACAAGTACAGCTAAAATTAGGACTCCAGCAGGACTCCTTGTACAAGACTGTTGCTATCCTTGATCACTTCCTGCAGGACAATGCTACCTCCAAGAAGAGGGGCCAGCAGACACAGTCTGTCACTCTCTTCTACATCCGACGTAATTTGCAGAAATACATAGGTCCAAAGTTGGCTGTGAGGTGAGGCAGCACAAGCTCCCCCAGCCGGCAatctgagaaaaaggaaaaagtgtcCTGGAAGAGCATCCTGAAGTGGCTCAGGTCCTCAACATGGATACTGATGTTAAACTCGGTTTCTGCAATTTCTATGGCTCTCTCAATCACATACTCATTCtgcaggggagagagggagcacGTAGAATACACCACCTCTCCTCTCGGCTTGGTAGCGAGGATCCCAGCCCTGTAAGGAAAATGGACACACACAATCATCATGGGAAGAAGAGGACCATGTAAGACACCAGCATTCCCTCACACTGAAATTAGGGAGCCAGCACGTAACTCATAGGAGACAAATCTCCCTGAACTCTGCAGGGCCAGCAGCCTCGCTGTGTCAGTCCAAGGACTATTTTATACCAGGGCAATATGGATTGAGCACATGTTTAGATTGATAAAGCACTTAACATGGGACAGATGCTACTGGAGAGCAGATGCTTAGACTGATAAAAGCACTTAACAGCGGACAGATGCTACTGgagagcagctggaaggaggAATCCTGCACTCGCCTCCAAGGAAATGGGATAAGAATGTATACAGGGGAGGCTCTCTCAGTTCAAGTACTGCCATGGGGCTCTCTAAGCTGTTTCCTTATTGCCTGAACTTGCCGTCAGCCCATACAGCTTTCCTAGTGAAACACAGTGACAAAGCACCCCGTTGTCCTCCCATAGGATGGGAGAAGTGGACACTCGGGAACCCCCGAAGGCTGACTGCAGAGACCTGGGACACTGCTACACAAAAGGACAGCGCTATACCCATCCTGTTCCTTAGACCCTCCTCTCTAcctcctgtg is a window of Cuculus canorus isolate bCucCan1 chromosome 8, bCucCan1.pri, whole genome shotgun sequence DNA encoding:
- the LOC104060166 gene encoding vitamin D3 hydroxylase-associated protein isoform X1 → MIQQQLKQLLPEREVDLYAALTLLCGSAATVVVWKWLGKRQIQKKMEEARRIRDEGVKKMVKAVQQFREQVPHVQMDAILSLPLLELTQRLQEGSLSPKTVLYTYLEKALEVTQQTNCLRHFIPECEEQLQEIQRQSEKGLLYGIPVSIKDHIGLKGHLSTCGLVQCLDTPVQEDSVLVKVLKMQGAIPFAMTNVPQSLFNYDCSNPIFGPTLNPFNHQKSPGGSSGGEGALIAGGGSILGIGSDIGGSIRLPSSFCGLCGLKPTAERLSLSGVSGPLSGILAVPCALGPMARDVDSLALCMKALLCKEMFRLDPTVPPIPFDEEVYSSFAPLRVGYYDTDGYFPLPPCMRRAVQETKRALEAAGHQLVPFSPPRINYVMTELFLKTFFADGGRAWLDVFTEDIVDPTLKPQVNCCKIPRLGKKLLALILKPLFPRLADYLSALSGMRSVKEMWNHHHQIQVCFEDFEAGAPSI
- the LOC104060166 gene encoding vitamin D3 hydroxylase-associated protein isoform X2: MIQQQLKQLLPEREVDLYAALTLLCGSAATVVVWKWLGKRQIQKKMEEARRIRDEGVKKMVKAVQQFREQVPHVQMDAILSLPLLELTQRLQEGSLSPKTVLYTYLEKALEVTQQTNCLRHFIPECEEQLQEIQRQSEKGLLYGIPVSIKDHIGLKGHLSTCGLVQCLDTPVQEDSVLVKVLKMQGAIPFAMTNVPQSLFNYDCSNPIFGPTLNPFNHQKSPGGSSGGEGALIAGGGSILGIGSDIGGSIRLPSSFCGLCGLKPTAERLSLSGVSGPLSGILAVPCALGPMARDVDSLALCMKALLCKEMFRLDPTVPPIPFDEEVYSSFAPLRVGYYDTDGYFPLPPCMRRAVQETKRALEAAGHQLVPFSPPRINYVMTELFLKTFFADGGRAWLDVFTEDIVDPTLKPQVNCCKIPRLGKKLLALILKPLFPRLADYLSALSGMRFTALSLSPGGGNCSWT